The following is a genomic window from Candidatus Acidiferrales bacterium.
GTAAAACCGCGTTCTTGTTTGGTTTGAAGGATGACCGGCTCGGCGTCGACTAATTTTACCATCTCGGGAAAACTTACCCAGTATGGCGCCGGAACGATCACTTCATCTCCAGGATTACAGATCGACTGGAGGGCATTGTAGATAGAATGTTTTCCTCCGTTTGAAACAAGGATGTTTGCAGCCGTCACGTCGAGTCCGTTCTCTGACCGGAATTTTTCCGCAACAGCCTCGCGAAGCTCTGGCGTCCCTTCGTTCTGCGTGTATTTGGTAAAATTATTTTGGATTGCCTTGATCGCGGCTAATTTGACATTTTCAGGCGTAGGGAAATCAGGTTCGCCTGCACTTAAGCTGATAACGTTTTTTCCCTCGGACCTAAGTTTTCTCGCAAGGGAAGTCATTGCGATGGTTTGCGATTCTTCTATTCTATCTACTTTTTTTGACGTGGATATCATTAAAACTGTTTCCTCCTTGTGAAATATTCTGCATCCCTAATTTTTGCGCCAACTCCTTTCTTACATGTGGTGGTACAAATTCACTCACGTCTCCTCCGAACTTGGCGATTTCTCTGACTATGGAACTGTTCAAGTAAGTGTATTTCTCATCGGGCATCAAGAAGATTGTGTCGATATCGGCACAGAGCTTCCTGTTGGTCAGAGCAATTTGAAACTCATATTCAAAATCCGATACTGCCCGCAGACCGCGGACTATGGCACCGGCATTTTTGGATTTGGCGTAGTCGACCAGAAGTCCGTCGAATTCTTCTACCTCTATGTTCTTTATCCCCTTGACGGCCTCCTTGACCAATTTGACTCGTTCAGGACCACTGAAGATCGGAGCCTTGGTTGAATTTACGGCAACGCAAATGATGACTTTGTCGAAAAGTCTTGCGGCACGGGCAGCGACATCAACGTGCCCGTTTGTCACCGGGTCGAAAGTCCCCGGATAAATTGCAATTTTCATCTTATCTCCGGCTTTATGAAAGAGAGAATCGTTGAGCCAAAAATCTTTTGACGGAACAAATTCGAAGCTGGCGGTACATACTCCTTCGAATGTTCAACGCAGATGATTCCTGATTTTTTTATTATGCCTTTCGTGAGAATTTCGTCAACGATCTTATGAGTCATGCTGTTGAACGCGTAAGGCGGGTCGATAAAAATAAAATCGAAATTTTCTTCGCACAGTTTGAGATATTTTTCCGTTTTCATTATGTGAATTCTGCATTTGTCCTCGATGCCGAGCGCCTTCACGTTTTTGCCTAGGACGTCCGCAACTTTTGGATTCGCTTCAACGAACAACACATGATGAGTGCCGCGACTTATCGCTTCAAATCCGACGCTTCCCGTACCGGCATATAGATCCAATGCGGTTGTCTCTTGAAAATCGAAAAGGTTGACAAGAATATCAAACAGTGTCTCTCTGAGCCTGTCTGTAGCAGGCCTGAGTCCATCTGATTTGATCGTGAGCAGTTTCCTGCTACGCAGTGTCCCGCCGGTGATTCTCATTTAACCAATCTCGCCTCTTTTTCTCATGACGCGCAGTGCGGCACGTCTTTTATTTTAATGCCGCGCCGATTACGGCTGAAAAAACATGCGGGATTGAACCTAACTTGGGGTTCATTGAGGCAAGAGGGGAAAGCATGAGGTTATGCGCCGGATTGAGCATCTCAAATCTCTCATCAACATTTTTTTGCAGCATGTCTATAAGGAATTCATCGGCCGTCTGGCCGGTGACATAAAATTTCTCGACGTATTCTTTCGAGATGGATTCCAACGTCTGTGTCAACTTAGTCACCGGATAAAACGGCTCGTTGGAATAGGGAAGATACTTGTAGGCGATCTTGCGTCCATCCTTAGAAAAGCTTCCTTCTATCTGGCGCTCCTTCACTGTAATCAAGATGAAGTTTTTTGAGCGAGGTGTCAGCTTGTTTATCGAAATCTCGCTGCAGGAATGATCCAGGTCGATAAACTGGAGATCGAGCCCGCACCTGGCCGAAAAATCCTTGAGATTGTTGAAAAGCTTGTTTTCAATTGCAGCGTAGAATATTTCTTTAAACCCGTCGGGCGAGGTATTCACAACTTCATACGCCGGCATATATTGTCCGCCGGCAAAATTGTCGTGGAACTCCAGCTCGGCTCTCAATAAGTCAACAATTTCAGTTCGCTCAAGATCGGAATCAACGTCGACTGTGTTTCTTCGGGTGAATGACGTATCTACAGCGATCGAGGCCGTGCGACTGAGAATTCCTTCTTCGTTAATTATGAGAGAGACTTTCTGCACGAGTTCATCCGCTTCTGTTGATGTGAGCGGCTGTTCTGCGACTCGAGAGAGGAAGAAACTGTTCTCCCGCTGCTCAATTTCAGCCGCGCGGAGAATTTTGTTCCCCACCTCGATGCCCAGAACAATCCGGTAGTCTTTCATTTAATTTATTCTCACGAATGATTTCATCTTCTCAAACTTTTTAGGCCCAATGCCCTTAACCTTCCGAAGTTCTTCGATGGAAGTGAACTTTGTAACTGAGTTGCGGTAATCAATGATTCTCTGAGCCAGAGATTTGCCGATTCCGGGCAGGGAAGCAAGACCG
Proteins encoded in this region:
- the coaD gene encoding pantetheine-phosphate adenylyltransferase — encoded protein: MKIAIYPGTFDPVTNGHVDVAARAARLFDKVIICVAVNSTKAPIFSGPERVKLVKEAVKGIKNIEVEEFDGLLVDYAKSKNAGAIVRGLRAVSDFEYEFQIALTNRKLCADIDTIFLMPDEKYTYLNSSIVREIAKFGGDVSEFVPPHVRKELAQKLGMQNISQGGNSFNDIHVKKSR
- the rsmD gene encoding 16S rRNA (guanine(966)-N(2))-methyltransferase RsmD → MRITGGTLRSRKLLTIKSDGLRPATDRLRETLFDILVNLFDFQETTALDLYAGTGSVGFEAISRGTHHVLFVEANPKVADVLGKNVKALGIEDKCRIHIMKTEKYLKLCEENFDFIFIDPPYAFNSMTHKIVDEILTKGIIKKSGIICVEHSKEYVPPASNLFRQKIFGSTILSFIKPEIR